CCTCTTCAAAAGACCGGAAAGGTTCGATCTGAAGTGCTTCTACCCCCGGCAGATATATATAGGAGAAGTTGAACCTGCGGAGTTTGAAATGAGAAAAATTGAAATCGGCTATTGTGAAGAGAAGTTGGTTTTTATCGATAGAACCAGGTGTGAAGGTAAGCAAAAGATAATGTAGCCCGTTTTTATCAGGACTGAAAGGGATGACTTGCCCGTTCTTACTCTCAGCGGAGCCGATTGGACGTGATTGCCATAATCCGTTTCGGAATCGCCATTGCCTGTGTAAAGCGGCATTTTCCGCTAAAGTTCTTCCTTCTGACAACCGCCCGTGAGTATTTTGGCTGTGCTGTATATTTCCGGCAATTGAATCGGTTGCAACCATAACCGTAGTCATTATTTCTTGTGTCGTCTTATTATCCGGTTCAGAGGAGCGAAAAATCTGTGCCAGTGAGTCATTTACTATGGCCGATTGCCAGAGAGTAGCGTTTGATATAAGTTCGGAGGGGGTGCGAAGTCCTTTCACCTCTTCAAAGGCTTGGAGGGCTTTGTCCTTTTCTCCGGTCACTGCATAGATTTGGCCAAGTAGGAATTGCAATCTTTTTCTCCTGAGATAATCGGATTCCTGTGCTATGGTTTTTTGTAATTGAGGGATCGCTTCCGGAAACTCTTTTTTCCGGATCAGGAAGTAGGTATAATGTTCGGTAAACAGTCTCTCTAAATGCATAGGCAATTTCTTATTCCTTAATGCATAAGCTGTTTTTTCCGCATCATATGTTCTCTCCATCTCCGTATATGTCCGTAACATCCATATCTCCGTTTCATTCACTATGTCGGGATCGTGACCAAATTGGCGCAGCATTCCGGAGAAGACCGTCAGCGCCTCGTCATAATCACCATTCTGCAAAAGGGCTTTTCCCCGTAGCATCCATACATTTTTCAGGAATGGATTGAATTCCTCCTGCCGTAGCCATTGCCGGTATTCCTGAGAGTGGGCTTTAGCAGGATCGCGACGCGGCTTTGTCGTGATGGAGTGTTCACGGATGGCTTTTTCGGTTTTTTCGATCACGGGATCGAAAGTCCCTCCGGAGGACGATTTTTCTGCATTAGGGAGTGAAGGGTAGAAGGGAAGCAATTCCCCATAGTTTTCATGAAAATTCTCCGCTCTCCCTTTTAAAATCTCGTGGTAAGCCTCTTCGGCATTGAAATAGATATTGTAGCGTGTGGTGAGTTCATGATAGGCACGTGTGGCTGTCGTATTTCTTCTGGTGGTACATCCCGTAAAAAGAGTGATACAGGCCAATATCCATAGTATATGCCCTGTTTTTTCTTTCCTCCTTATTCTTTCTGTTGACAACACTGGTGATCTCCTTTCCGGGTAATTATCTCTTTTAATTAACTCGAAAAATAGAATTTTATTGTCCTATCGTGTGTTTGAAACTAAATGGAATACCAACCCTATTGGAATAAACAGAGTTTTTGTCTCTACGGTATCTCTTGTGGCGCAGTCTTTAATGTTTTACCGGTAACAACTTTTATTGCCTTGGCAATAAAAAACATCATGATAAGCACAAAAATGATAAATGCGCCGGAAGGTACATTCAGATAATAGGAGAGTAACAATCCTGTTACACAACCTGTAAAGCTTAACAGGATTGAGAGAGAAATTATTTTTGAATAGTTCACCGTGAAGAGGTTGGCTGTCATCTGCGGCACTGTGATCAGGGACATCAGCAGTACGATTCCCACCAACCGGATGCTTAATACGATGGTAACGGCAATGAAAAGCATCATCGCATATTCGATAAACTGTGTGGGTAAGCGTCGGGTTTGTGCAAATTCGGTATCGAACGATACGGAAACAATAGCATGATAGAACAGGATAAAGAAAAGCAGGAGGATCAACGATAGGACGAGCAGGGCGGTAATATCACTACGAGTGATGGTAAGGATATTCCCGAAAAGGTACTCCGACAGGTTGGGCGCATAGCCGGGTGTGAGGAAGGTGAGCACTATCCCGATGGCCATCCCCAATGACCAGAAGACGGCAATGGCCGAATCTTCACGTACACCCTGTTTCTGTGATAACCATTGGATGCCGAATGCCGAGAATATGGAGAAAACCATAGCCGACAAAATGGGAGAGAGGCTGAAATAGAACCCTATCCCCAATCCTCCTAACGAGGCGTGGGTTATACCGCCGCTGATGAATACCAATCTTTTGGTGACTACGTAAGTGCCTATGATACCACAGGCAATACTTGCAAAAAAACTGCCTAGCAGAGCATTGCGAAAGAAAGCATAATCCAGGAGTTCAATGATATTCATCCGGTCAGCAGGCGTGCATTTTTTGTGCCCTCAATTCATTGACGAACATCAGCACTTCGTCTTTCAACTGGTCAGGAAGGGAAATATCCCTCATTTGGAGACTCCTGATCCAGCGTGGCTTTTCTTCGTCGAGTACGGAATAAAAGACTTCCCGGAATTCATCTATTTCATTGGCTGCATAGCCGTCAGAATCGCGGTGAGCATACCGGTCGAGCTCTTCATCGTCGAAATATTCCGGTTTCTCTGCAAAAGCAGCTATCAGGCTATCCCGCTCACATGTTTCATGTGCACCGCAACAGCCGCTATCTCCCAGATTTATGGAAGGGGGAGTTGCCTCACGCTCCTTATTGTTCCCTTTCCTGCGTTGCAGGTAGTTGGAGATTGTGAGTGCCACAACGAAAAAGAGTATAATGCCTGTGAAAAGGAGTAAACTTTGCATAATAATTACCTTTCTTCAATTGTAAATCCCGCCTGTTTCAGGTCGTTCCAAAAATCAGGGTAGGATTTGGATACTACTTTAGGATCATTGATAATGAGTGATCCGGACACAATGGCTCCGGGAGCCAGTGACATGGCCATCCGGTGATCGTCATAAGTGTCGATGGCCGGTTCTTTTTCCGGCAGACACCGTTCTCCGTCCCACTCCAGCATCCCGATTTCATTCTCCTTAAGCAGGTAGCCCGACTTCTTCAATTCGTTGATCAGTGCGGCCACCCTGTCAGTTTCCTTTATCTTCAGGCTTTGAATCCCGGAGAAAAGAAACGGTATGCCTTTAAAACAACAAGTGGCGGCAAAAGTTTGTGCCAGATCCGGCTCATTTACAAAATCGTGGAAAAATTTTTTGGTTCCCTTTTTTGTATTTCGGATGATAATGCCTTCCGGGACGAATTCTGTTGTAACCCCCAAATCGCTGAACAGGTTGGTCACGTTGGAATCGCCCTGAAGGCTGTTTCTACCTAAACCTTTTAACGTTACTTCCGCCCCGGGGATAAGGGATGCCATCTCATACCAGTAAGAGGCGGCAGTCCAGTCCGGTTCCACCACAAACTCTACAGGGTTGTACACCTGCGGTTTCACGACGATGTCGTTACCGTCCCACTTAGTCTGTACCCCGCATTTCTCCATCATGCTGATAGTGAGGTGTATATAGGGCTTCGATACGATTTCATTTTCGATATGCATCACCAGTCCGTTTTCCATTCCGGGCGCTATCATCAGTAAGGCAGATATAAATTGCGAGCTGATATTGCCCGACAGGTAGACTTCGCCTCCTTTTAGCCTTTTACCTTTTATTTTCAAGGGTGGATATCCCTCTTTTTCCAAATAATCAATTTCGGCTCCTAAGGCTATAAGTGTCTCCACCAGCGGATAAATGGGCCTTTCATGCATCCGCTTCGAGCCTTTGATGATCCATTCGCCTTCCATTCCTGCCAGAAAAGCTGTCAGAAAACGCATGGCGGTACCGGCAGCCTTTATATCGAACTGGTTGGATTTGGAATTGAATGCGTCTATGAGCACTTGTGTATCTTCACAGTCCGACAGATTCCTGATCGGGTAAGGACTCAAACTCAAGGCATTCAGAATAAGTGCCCTATTGCTCATACTCTTGGATGCGGGAAGCTGCACGGTTGTGCGCAGGGCATCAGGTGGGTATATTTTATATTGTAACGGCATTTGCGGGTGAAATATTGATACAAAAATAATACTTTAAACCGAAGGTTGAGCGGTTTATTTCCGCTTTTACTTTGTTTTAATTGATTTAAACTTTTTTCTCTTTCAACTACCGCGTTATGCGGCCAATCCGTAGATAAAAATAGCCAGCATGGCAGTAGGGACTACATAGCGTAACAGGAATATATAGGTTCTGAGAAATCCTATGCCAAATTTGAGCGTCCTTTCATTGGTGAGTTGTGCATATACAAGTCTGCGGTTGAGATGCCATCCTACGAAAAGAGAAATGAAGAAACCGCCTATCGGCAGCATGAATTTGGCAGAAGCAACATCGAGGAAATTGAAAAATGATGAGGAGAACGAGGCGAAGATGCCTAAAATGATTACACCTGCAGTGACCAATAGTGTACTTTTTCTACGTGAAATGTGATATTCTTCGTGGATATATACCGTGACTACCTCCATCAGGGAAATAGTGGATGTAAGGGCTGCGAGTGCCAACAGGCAAAAGAAAAGGGTGCTCCAAATCATAGAACCCGCCATCTGGTTGAACAATTCGGGTAATGTGATAAAGAGTAATCCCGGACCGCCGGCTACCAGTTCGTCGACAATGGTGCCGGGATTGGTTGTCAAAGCGAATGCCGCGGGAAAGATGACCACACCGGCGAGAATAGCCACCAGTGAGTCGAGAACGGAAACCTGTACCGCTGTTTTTACAAGTGGAGTCTTATCATTGAAGTAGGATCCGTAAGTGATCATACAACCCATGCCGAGGGAGAGGGAGAAGAAAGCCTGTCCCATGGCATCGAGGAAGACGGTCGATTTTACATGCGCCAGGTCGGGCTTGAAAAGGAAATTGAGTCCTGCTATAGCACCGTCAAGGGTAACCGAACGGATGGCCAGTATAATAAGTAACAGGAAGAGTAATGGCATTAAAATCTTGGCAGATTGCTCAATCCCTTTCTTCACGCCGGAAAGGATAAAGAATGCAGTGAGAAGTGTAAAGATAATCATCCAGATGATTTGTTTGGCAGGATTACTTTGCAATTCTATGAAGTTGGCCGAAAGATTATCCACCCCAAAGAGATATCCCGAGACCGATTGGAAGATATAGACAAGTGTCCAGCCGCACACTACCATATAAAATCCCATGATGACAAATCCGGTGAGTACACCCAGCCTGCCGACCCATTTCCATTGGGTACCGGGAGCCAGTTTGTGATAAGCACCGGCGGTATTGGCCCGGGAGGCCCTGCCGACCATGAATTCGCTTACCATAAGCGGTATGCCGAAAAACAAGATACAACCAATGTATACCAGGATAAAAATGGCCCCTCCACCATCAGCCGTCTGGCTGGGAAAACGCCAGATATTACCTAAACCTACGGCTGATCCTGCGGCTGCGGCGATTACTCCGATTTTTGATACAAATGTTGCTCGTTTATCAGACATAATATAGTTGTTTTCGTTAATTCTGATGATGGTCTTTTAAATTCTCCATTCTACCCCCTCTTTGGTGTCTTTTATCTCTACACCAATCGCTTTCAGTTCATCGCGGATTTTATCTGATGTACTCCAGTCTTTGTTTTCCCGTGCCGTTTTACGGATGTCGATAATTAAATTCATCAATCCCTCTATCACGTCACTGCCGCCCATGCTTTTTGACTCGTCAAGCAGTCCCAATACCTCGAAAATAAAGGTATGCATTAGTTTTCTCAAAGCCTCCAGGTCGGCCGTGGTGAGGGTTTCTTTTTTGTCGTTAGCCGAATTGATGATACGTACCCCTTCAAACAGATTTGCGATCAGTACAGGACTGTTAAAATCATCGTTCATGGCGGCATAACATTTTTCCTCCAGTGCAGCGATATCTACCGAAGAGGAAGCGGACGGAGATAATTTCTCTAATACCGACAGGCTTTCCATCAGTTTTTTGTATCCTTTTTCTGCTGCTTGCAGTGCTTCGTTGGAGAAATCGAGCGTGCTTCTGTAGTGTGATTGCGCCATGAAGAAGCGTACTGTCATTGGAGAGTATCCTCTTTCCAATAAGGGATGGTCTCCTGTGAACAGTTCTTTGGGTAAGAAGCCGTTCCCGGCTGTTTTGGACATGCGGGCACCGTTCACAGTGAGCATATTGGTGTGCAACCAGTATTTGGCGGGTGCGGTGTGGTTACAAGCTTCTGATTGGGCGATCTCGTTGGTGTGGTGGGTTGCCTGGAGATCCATCCCTCCCCCATGTATATCGAAAGTAGTGCCCAGATACTTTGTACTCATTGCCGAACACTCTATATGCCAGCCGGGGAATCCCCATCCCCAGGGGGAGGGCCACTGCATCAGGGTCTCCGGTTTTGCCTTGATCCAAAGGGCAAAGTCGAGCCTGCCCCGCTTCTCGTCCTGTCCGCCCAGTTCCCGTGTCCCTTCCAGCAGGTCTTCCATCTTTCGGTTAGTGAGTTGGCCGTAATCATGCTCTTTGCTGTATTTCTCCACATCGAAATAGACAGAACCGTTTACCTCATAAGCGAACCCCGCGGCCATGATCTTTTTGATCATCTCTATCTGCTCTATTATATGCCCGGTGGCAGCCGGCTCTATGCTGGGAGGAAGTGTGTTGAAGAGTGCCATTACGTCATGGAAGCCAATAGTGTATTTCTGTACTATCTCCATCGGTTCCAACTGCTCCAGTTTGGCCCTTTTGGCAAATTTATCATCACCCTCATCCCGGTCGCCCTCCAAATGGCCGGCATCGGTGATGTTACGCACATAGCGTACCTTGTATCCGAGATGGAGCAGATACCTGTATATCATATCAAAAGAGATGAAAGTGCGGCAATTCCCGAGATGTATATCGCTGTAGACAGTAGGTCCGCAAACATACATACCCACAAGAGGGGGATGCAGCGGTTCAAATGGTTCTTTTGTCCTACTGAGTGTGTTGTAGATTATCAACCTCTTTTCCTTTTCTTCGCTCATAATGAATGATGTTTTTTTAAGAGAGGCAAAAATACAAATTATAATAGAATAATATGTAAAAGTAAAGTGGGAATGTGGAAAAGAGGAAAAGCGGAAAGGTGCCTGAGTGGTTAGGCGGCTAAGTGGATGAGTGGACTGAAATGAATTGGAAATAGAGAATTGAAAATGGAAAATCGACGGAGTCAAATCTTGAAAAAGAGTCACATTTATGAGGCTGTTTTGTATATTTTTAATATTTTTGCGGCTTCTTTGGATTCACTTGAATTATTAAAACAAAAAGTCTTTATGGTACGAAACATTGTTCTATCCCTTGTTATTTTATGTG
This window of the Proteiniphilum saccharofermentans genome carries:
- a CDS encoding 3-phosphoshikimate 1-carboxyvinyltransferase, whose translation is MPLQYKIYPPDALRTTVQLPASKSMSNRALILNALSLSPYPIRNLSDCEDTQVLIDAFNSKSNQFDIKAAGTAMRFLTAFLAGMEGEWIIKGSKRMHERPIYPLVETLIALGAEIDYLEKEGYPPLKIKGKRLKGGEVYLSGNISSQFISALLMIAPGMENGLVMHIENEIVSKPYIHLTISMMEKCGVQTKWDGNDIVVKPQVYNPVEFVVEPDWTAASYWYEMASLIPGAEVTLKGLGRNSLQGDSNVTNLFSDLGVTTEFVPEGIIIRNTKKGTKKFFHDFVNEPDLAQTFAATCCFKGIPFLFSGIQSLKIKETDRVAALINELKKSGYLLKENEIGMLEWDGERCLPEKEPAIDTYDDHRMAMSLAPGAIVSGSLIINDPKVVSKSYPDFWNDLKQAGFTIEER
- a CDS encoding sodium-dependent transporter, with translation MMSDKRATFVSKIGVIAAAAGSAVGLGNIWRFPSQTADGGGAIFILVYIGCILFFGIPLMVSEFMVGRASRANTAGAYHKLAPGTQWKWVGRLGVLTGFVIMGFYMVVCGWTLVYIFQSVSGYLFGVDNLSANFIELQSNPAKQIIWMIIFTLLTAFFILSGVKKGIEQSAKILMPLLFLLLIILAIRSVTLDGAIAGLNFLFKPDLAHVKSTVFLDAMGQAFFSLSLGMGCMITYGSYFNDKTPLVKTAVQVSVLDSLVAILAGVVIFPAAFALTTNPGTIVDELVAGGPGLLFITLPELFNQMAGSMIWSTLFFCLLALAALTSTISLMEVVTVYIHEEYHISRRKSTLLVTAGVIILGIFASFSSSFFNFLDVASAKFMLPIGGFFISLFVGWHLNRRLVYAQLTNERTLKFGIGFLRTYIFLLRYVVPTAMLAIFIYGLAA
- the cysS gene encoding cysteine--tRNA ligase, whose product is MSEEKEKRLIIYNTLSRTKEPFEPLHPPLVGMYVCGPTVYSDIHLGNCRTFISFDMIYRYLLHLGYKVRYVRNITDAGHLEGDRDEGDDKFAKRAKLEQLEPMEIVQKYTIGFHDVMALFNTLPPSIEPAATGHIIEQIEMIKKIMAAGFAYEVNGSVYFDVEKYSKEHDYGQLTNRKMEDLLEGTRELGGQDEKRGRLDFALWIKAKPETLMQWPSPWGWGFPGWHIECSAMSTKYLGTTFDIHGGGMDLQATHHTNEIAQSEACNHTAPAKYWLHTNMLTVNGARMSKTAGNGFLPKELFTGDHPLLERGYSPMTVRFFMAQSHYRSTLDFSNEALQAAEKGYKKLMESLSVLEKLSPSASSSVDIAALEEKCYAAMNDDFNSPVLIANLFEGVRIINSANDKKETLTTADLEALRKLMHTFIFEVLGLLDESKSMGGSDVIEGLMNLIIDIRKTARENKDWSTSDKIRDELKAIGVEIKDTKEGVEWRI
- a CDS encoding tetratricopeptide repeat protein; the protein is MLSTERIRRKEKTGHILWILACITLFTGCTTRRNTTATRAYHELTTRYNIYFNAEEAYHEILKGRAENFHENYGELLPFYPSLPNAEKSSSGGTFDPVIEKTEKAIREHSITTKPRRDPAKAHSQEYRQWLRQEEFNPFLKNVWMLRGKALLQNGDYDEALTVFSGMLRQFGHDPDIVNETEIWMLRTYTEMERTYDAEKTAYALRNKKLPMHLERLFTEHYTYFLIRKKEFPEAIPQLQKTIAQESDYLRRKRLQFLLGQIYAVTGEKDKALQAFEEVKGLRTPSELISNATLWQSAIVNDSLAQIFRSSEPDNKTTQEIMTTVMVATDSIAGNIQHSQNTHGRLSEGRTLAENAALHRQWRFRNGLWQSRPIGSAESKNGQVIPFSPDKNGLHYLLLTFTPGSIDKNQLLFTIADFNFSHFKLRRFNFSYIYLPGVEALQIEPFRSFEEVSRYTEIILSDSRFLSAVMETIPVIISEENTRLIQSGKKLDEYNTFYKKNMATAAVSFQSIIKDEKVEIEEKRDKESEKIVSLETSPVTIPEQKEISSQPQPVYQTERITSGEKTVRTEPARQIERETPESLKRKLEENAAKALQQQQGTAPRKNREQLIKERERQREARVRQREQELKERQRKREAALKQRERERAQKIRK
- a CDS encoding metal ABC transporter permease — protein: MELLDYAFFRNALLGSFFASIACGIIGTYVVTKRLVFISGGITHASLGGLGIGFYFSLSPILSAMVFSIFSAFGIQWLSQKQGVREDSAIAVFWSLGMAIGIVLTFLTPGYAPNLSEYLFGNILTITRSDITALLVLSLILLLFFILFYHAIVSVSFDTEFAQTRRLPTQFIEYAMMLFIAVTIVLSIRLVGIVLLMSLITVPQMTANLFTVNYSKIISLSILLSFTGCVTGLLLSYYLNVPSGAFIIFVLIMMFFIAKAIKVVTGKTLKTAPQEIP